A portion of the Osmia lignaria lignaria isolate PbOS001 chromosome 15, iyOsmLign1, whole genome shotgun sequence genome contains these proteins:
- the LOC117600303 gene encoding ADP-ribose pyrophosphatase, mitochondrial: protein MRTVFVEMIHNKCRQGFYRSTTIKRFEVPENKVSWSVEYPEYKPVEYTAPSVKGKPWADPEISEPSFEPKWNTLDGNVNRKSFTGDYIIKDGYPLNPIGRTGIIKRGLLGRWGPNHAADPIVTRWKRNATGATIIDKNSEKPILQFVAIQRRDSGEWAIPGGMVDPGETISATLKREFMEEAMNLLEKNKEEQKELEKSIREFFEKGEEIYRGYVDDPRNTDNAWMETVALNFHDADDSILGKITLMAGDDAHNVKWMDIDKMLNLYANHSEFIQKTIQKHDAHW, encoded by the coding sequence ATGCGTACTGTATTTGTTGAAATGATTCACAACAAATGCAGACAGGGCTTTTACCGCTCAACTACCATAAAAAGATTTGAGGTGCCTGAAAATAAAGTGTCATGGTCTGTTGAGTATCCAGAATATAAGCCAGTAGAATATACTGCTCCGAGTGTCAAAGGGAAACCTTGGGCGGATCCGGAAATCAGCGAACCATCATTCGAACCCAAATGGAATACCCTCGATGGAAATGTGAATCGTAAAAGCTTTACGGGTGACTATATTATAAAGGATGGTTATCCTTTGAATCCTATAGGTCGTACTGGAATTATCAAACGTGGACTGTTGGGGAGATGGGGACCAAACCATGCAGCAGATCCCATTGTCACACGTTGGAAAAGAAATGCCACAGGCGCTACAATAATAGACAAAAACTCAGAAAAACCAATTCTACAGTTTGTTGCTATACAGAGAAGAGATTCAGGGGAATGGGCTATTCCTGGGGGAATGGTCGATCCTGGAGAAACTATATCAGCTACTTTAAAAAGAGAATTCATGGAAGAAGCTATGAATTTgttagagaaaaataaagaagaacaaAAGGAATTGGAAAAATCTATCAGAGAATTTTTTGAAAAGGGAGAAGAAATTTATAGGGGATATGTTGATGATCCCAGGAATACTGATAATGCTTGGATGGAGACAGTTGCCTTAAATTTTCATGATGCTGATGATAGCATTTTAGGAAAAATAACATTGATGGCTGGAGATGATGCACACAATGTAAAATGGATGGATATTGATAAAATGCTGAATTTGTATGCCAATCATAgtgaatttattcaaaaaactaTACAAAAGCATGATGCACATTGGTAA
- the LOC117600301 gene encoding uncharacterized protein LOC117600301, with protein MWKFVTRGIRETLERRTCRTNVYSQSSQESNTKNEVKASLTCNHKFLAPSFTAFNNEFCGSSKSSGTKDKDHDSNYTKYTWSEAIGWSSVLAVGWVVCQTLCLRRRLFENEKTDSLKNKLLQLPEQRIFYLFGQVLNFKPTNILPAINCVGNNKIYAQENTESDWKAEKPFGPITIEEALKEATEEFANTHKLTMAEFELHYGLKALEERRYKDAVKHFTSGANLSSAASMFNLGLCYELGLGTLVDYTKAAKYYNDAAEQDHADATYNLGVFHAQGKGGFMVDIDRARSYFIKAAKLGQIQAQHALDLEKRYYQSKETEFPDKCENTVKYLPNKNMNNILKKLINYNNVLNTQSEVEFLENSGREQGVVGFRNPTELFLDMLGLKESNILTVPLE; from the exons atgtgGAAATTCGTAACTCGCGGTATTCGTGAAACGTTAGAACGCCGTACATGTCGTACAAATGTTTATTCGCAATCGTCCCAGGAATCCAACACAAAAAATGAGGTTAAAGCAAGCTTGACATGTAATCACAAGTTTCTGGCACCAAGCTTTACAGCTTTTAACAATGAATTCTGTGGATCTTCAAAAAGTAGTGGAACTAAAGATAAAGATCATGATTCCAATTACACAAAATACACCTGGTCGGAGGCTATAGGATGG TCCAGTGTATTGGCTGTTGGATGGGTGGTCTGTCAAACACTGTGTCTTCGCAGAAGGCTTTTTGAAAATGAGAAAACAGATTCTCTGAAAAACAAACTATTACAACTTCCAGAACaacgtattttttatttatttggcCAAGTATTAAATTTTAAGCCTACAAACATTTTACCAGCAATTAATTGTGTTggcaataataaaatatatgctCAAGAAAATACAGAATCAGATTGGAAAGCTGAGAAACCATTTGGGCCAATTACCATTGAAGAG gCTCTAAAAGAAGCAACAGAAGAATTTGCAAATACTCACAAATTAACCATGGCAGAATTCGAACTTCACTATGGTTTAAAAGCATTAGAAGAAAGGCGTTACAAGGATGCTGTAAAACATTTTACTAGTGGTGCAAATCTGTCATCAGCTGCTAGTATGTTCAATTTAGGTCTGTGTTATGAATTAGGTCTTGGAACATTGGTAGATTACACAAAG GCTGCCAAATATTACAATGATGCAGCAGAACAAGATCACGCAGACGCTACGTATAATTTAGGAGTGTTTCATGCTCAAGGCAAAGGTGGTTTTATGGTAGATATTGATAGGGCTCGCAGTTATTTTATTAAGGCTGCAAAATTAGGTCAGATTCAAGCTCAGCATGCATTAGATTTAGAGAAACGTTATTATCAATCAAAGGAAACTGAATTTCCAGATAAATGTGAAAATACTGTGAAGTATTTGCCAAACAAGAATATGAACAATATTCTTAAGAAgttgattaattataataacgTGTTAAACACACAGTCAGAAgtagaatttttagaaaattctggTCGTGAACAGGGTGTAGTAGGGTTTAGGAATCCGACAGAGTTATTTTTAGACATGCTTGGTTTGAAAGAGTCAAACATTCTGACTGTTCCTTTGGAGTAA
- the Pex3 gene encoding peroxisomal biogenesis factor 3 — protein MFSRIRGFVSRHRRKFILGGIVFGSVVFIRYTTRKLREWQEKEIKDMLEKTKRRQYFECTERTCSQMIMSLTSTLRDSIIKVLDTEAIVNKLRNGCPDKVACWNELKVLAIARSAVVIYSYAMLATLIRIQFNVMGGHVYKDIQNSNGMTTENIVQTKYMSLSRHFIYDGIKKLSLLIKDKVAEITASISLKDELTLRDIEEIYWAITSSISADSSKDPIKNLAEYMLLLTCEDDQEPIVSKLINETLDLLESEEVQNLTQSNIRSGFSLLVDHISAFFVGSPTMENGKTVQNGFSVPGTSSQNHNNWKDNNDISANYDSNSFVNINKISMPMAKIIPIVNGQVPDKPTAKDFQTDLLQQLVTNSELKTLGANIYEAFSF, from the coding sequence atgttctCAAGAATTCGTGGATTTGTAAGTCGTCATAGACGAAAGTTTATACTAGGAGGTATTGTCTTTGGTAGTGTAGTATTCATAAGGTATACAACACGCAAACTTAGAGAATGgcaagaaaaggaaataaaagataTGCTTGAAAAGACAAAACGACGACAGTACTTTGAGTGTACAGAAAGAACATGTAGTCAAATGATTATGTCCCTTACATCAACTCTAAGGGATTCTATAATCAAAGTTTTAGACACTGAAGCTATTGTAAATAAACTTAGAAACGGTTGTCCTGATAAAGTAGCGTGTTGGAACGAGTTGAAAGTTTTAGCAATAGCTAGATCAGCTGTAGTGATATATTCCTATGCCATGTTAGCTACTTTAATAAGGATCCAATTCAATGTAATGGGCGGCCATGTATATAAAGATATTCAGAATTCTAATGGCATGACTACAGAGAACATTGTACAGACAAAATACATGTCACTTTCACGTCATTTTATATATGATGGAATTAAGAAATTAAGTCTGCTTATAAAAGACAAGGTTGCGGAAATCACAGCGTCGATATCACTGAAAGACGAATTAACTTTAAGAGATATAGAAGAAATATATTGGGCAATAACTTCTTCTATATCTGCAGATAGTTCAAAAGATCCTATAAAGAATCTTGCTGAGTACATGTTACTGCTAACCTGTGAAGATGATCAAGAACCTATtgtatcaaaattaattaatgaaacccTAGATCTTCTAGAAAGTGAAGAAGTACAAAATTTAACACAGAGTAATATTAGAAGTGGATTCAGTTTGCTAGTGGAtcacatctctgcattctttgTTGGTTCTCCAAcaatggaaaatggaaaaacagTTCAGAATGGTTTTTCAGTACCAGGAACATCGAGCCAGAATCATAATAATTGGAAAGATAATAACGACATAAGCGCGAATTATGATTCGAATTcgtttgtaaatattaataagaTATCAATGCCAATGGCCAAGATAATTCCTATTGTAAATGGACAAGTACCGGACAAACCAACAGCTAAAGATTTTCAAACGGATTTATTACAACAACTTGTAACAAATAGCGAACTTAAAACACTTGGAGCAAATATTTATGAAGCATTTAGTTTTTAA
- the LOC117612017 gene encoding uncharacterized protein LOC117612017 isoform X1 — protein MPFCTHSPIITRTPLFRVLGRFLLKMAPTVCLSELPAIRKPIIPRRRQRVHNGAIVKQQKLELRRLEANASLTPPESPLWEPECPGESCASIVSSSSPSVSARVPRDIEKHWKIFLARRKGLLDIVVRTMALVRRNNILQERVNALRAETRDFIHSVLNNPENKCIQQRLDCKETDVTSSTENVVSRSPSLPPTPDSTNDDVSSSSDHDTEESCDDEA, from the exons aTGCCTTTCTGCACGCATTCTCCAATTATTACACGGACCCCTCTTTTTCGTGTTCTTGGAAG aTTTCTTCTCAAAATGGCTCCGACTGTCTGCTTGTCGGAGCTCCCAGCAATAAGAAAACCAATAATTCCCCGTCGAAGGCAAAGAGTCCACAATGGAGCCATAGTGAAGCAGCAAAAGCTAGAATTAAGAAGATTAGAAGCGAACGCCTCTCTAACCCCACCGGAAAGCCCTCTCTGGGAACCGGAATGTCCAGGTGAATCCTGTGCAAGTATAGTCAGTTCCTCTTCCCCAAGCGTTTCCGCCAGAGTCCCAAGAGACATAGAGAAACACTGGAAAATATTCCTAGCTCGACGAAAAG GTCTTCTTGACATCGTCGTTCGCACAATGGCCCTCGTCAGAAGAAATAATATTCTTCAGGAAAGAGTAAATGCTCTCAGAGCTGAAACTAGAGATTTCATTCATTCGGTATTGAACAATCCAGAGAATAAGTGTATTCAACAAAGACTAGACTGCAAGGAAACGGATGTAACTTCCTCTACAGAGAACGTCGTCTCCAGATCACCGTCCCTTCCTCCTACACCAGACTCAACAAATGATGATGTCTCATCGAGCAGTGATCATGATACTGAAGAATCTTGCGACGACGAAGCGTAA
- the LOC117612017 gene encoding uncharacterized protein LOC117612017 isoform X2 produces the protein MAPTVCLSELPAIRKPIIPRRRQRVHNGAIVKQQKLELRRLEANASLTPPESPLWEPECPGESCASIVSSSSPSVSARVPRDIEKHWKIFLARRKGLLDIVVRTMALVRRNNILQERVNALRAETRDFIHSVLNNPENKCIQQRLDCKETDVTSSTENVVSRSPSLPPTPDSTNDDVSSSSDHDTEESCDDEA, from the exons ATGGCTCCGACTGTCTGCTTGTCGGAGCTCCCAGCAATAAGAAAACCAATAATTCCCCGTCGAAGGCAAAGAGTCCACAATGGAGCCATAGTGAAGCAGCAAAAGCTAGAATTAAGAAGATTAGAAGCGAACGCCTCTCTAACCCCACCGGAAAGCCCTCTCTGGGAACCGGAATGTCCAGGTGAATCCTGTGCAAGTATAGTCAGTTCCTCTTCCCCAAGCGTTTCCGCCAGAGTCCCAAGAGACATAGAGAAACACTGGAAAATATTCCTAGCTCGACGAAAAG GTCTTCTTGACATCGTCGTTCGCACAATGGCCCTCGTCAGAAGAAATAATATTCTTCAGGAAAGAGTAAATGCTCTCAGAGCTGAAACTAGAGATTTCATTCATTCGGTATTGAACAATCCAGAGAATAAGTGTATTCAACAAAGACTAGACTGCAAGGAAACGGATGTAACTTCCTCTACAGAGAACGTCGTCTCCAGATCACCGTCCCTTCCTCCTACACCAGACTCAACAAATGATGATGTCTCATCGAGCAGTGATCATGATACTGAAGAATCTTGCGACGACGAAGCGTAA